Proteins encoded within one genomic window of Mycobacteriales bacterium:
- a CDS encoding helix-turn-helix domain-containing protein: protein MPTNAGAHRIAVLVTDGLFDFELAVPTEVFGIDRSDIVAPWYDFRLCATGPPRPRTHAGLIVDTPYGLDDLVDADTVVVPACDRAFGIAPSPDVLDALREAHRRGARIASICTGAYLLAAAGLLDGRPATTHWMNAFDFANRYPEVRLDPDVLYVDDGDVLTSAGTSAGIDLCLHIVRRDFGAAVANTIARRMVIPAHREGGQSQYVELPLPPPRADTGLAPLLDWAVAHLDEPLTVADLARRVHQSPRTFARRFRDATGTTPLHWLLQQRVRLAQQLLESTDEPVERIAERTGFGTAANLRVHFARVTSVSPKTYRHVFSRRGQGVDSSDV from the coding sequence ATGCCCACGAACGCCGGGGCGCACCGGATCGCGGTCCTCGTCACCGACGGGTTGTTCGACTTCGAACTGGCCGTCCCGACCGAGGTCTTCGGGATCGACCGCTCCGACATCGTCGCGCCGTGGTACGACTTCCGGCTCTGTGCCACCGGCCCACCCCGACCCCGCACCCACGCCGGCCTGATCGTCGACACCCCGTACGGGCTCGACGACCTGGTCGACGCCGACACGGTCGTCGTGCCGGCCTGCGACCGGGCGTTTGGGATCGCCCCGTCGCCCGACGTCCTCGACGCACTCCGCGAGGCACACCGGCGCGGCGCCCGGATCGCGTCGATCTGCACCGGTGCCTATCTGCTGGCGGCGGCCGGGCTGCTCGACGGACGGCCGGCGACCACCCATTGGATGAACGCCTTCGACTTCGCCAACCGCTATCCCGAGGTGCGCCTCGACCCGGACGTGCTCTACGTCGACGACGGCGACGTCCTGACCTCGGCGGGCACCTCGGCCGGGATCGATCTGTGCCTGCACATCGTCCGGAGGGACTTCGGCGCCGCGGTGGCCAACACCATCGCCCGCCGCATGGTGATCCCCGCCCACCGGGAGGGCGGGCAGTCGCAGTACGTCGAACTGCCGCTCCCGCCGCCGCGCGCCGACACCGGCCTCGCCCCGCTGCTGGACTGGGCGGTCGCGCATCTCGACGAGCCGCTCACGGTCGCCGACCTCGCCCGCCGGGTGCACCAGAGCCCACGCACGTTCGCCCGCCGGTTCCGCGACGCCACCGGGACCACGCCGCTGCACTGGCTCCTCCAGCAGCGGGTCCGCCTCGCCCAGCAACTGCTCGAGTCGACCGACGAACCCGTCGAGCGGATCGCGGAACGCACCGGCTTCGGGACGGCGGCCAACCTCCGGGTGCACTTCGCCCGGGTCACGAGCGTGTCACCGAAGACCTACCGCCACGTCTTCAGCCGCCGCGGCCAGGGGGTAGATTCCTCGGACGTCTGA